Proteins encoded within one genomic window of Eleutherodactylus coqui strain aEleCoq1 chromosome 1, aEleCoq1.hap1, whole genome shotgun sequence:
- the KIAA0408 gene encoding uncharacterized protein KIAA0408 homolog has translation MIDVGGKLKDKAEAVHLQGKREEISIKTCANQSTPNNQKDSKADKSERKELLEDNTAAMDLRTQLENNDWNWKVEKMELLERFDSERKEWECQWKMMQNKIEELYQEVKLRREKNLNGAEDILDEKMLQFSMPLSQATKTPNVAKQNDVISIKPDGRDRMWPNDHSHTNMEKTQLTKSNQNHTVCSVESERSIAQRMSKAENDTLNDALKEIARVSEELCKFQEEIQTRTFYKKAVSHSVVEESRRKFHVKTVRNHTSCPKVSTNKQKDSVSSSKTMQVSFSTAKPSAQQEKVDRSLETQNTAVSSLNFSWLLSNSLLQDEIPITNENQVAVTSSKVTTDAELNDDGELCHLEWLCGIGGLEDGNFTQTLFNSFTDINSFTPEMCKQNLSVSQNHFFNSDSLYPEVIMLGHSTAGSAYSYGNTIKNGKLAAKIDEFNRVVFKAGKGNAVSHDETSVNVALKIDEEHLGPSVSQPSTTGKAITKPLAISEIREPPTHNSTKVEKPTPQRPQTKVPHTTSSYKNILQKHNWNDINLSGRPRSADSRSNYGVVEKLLKSYETKAAAPICNARPSVSKWTQSGFLLTDSSSESLTQCLERLQLEQTAKVLQNDIHWYPHQDSLSLKLPEVQVPSRITSAWTLKNLIQMLPFVRFEPTNPALKSSSANN, from the exons ATGATTGATGTGGGTGGGAAATTGAAGGATAAAGCTGAAGCAGTACATCTCCAGGGTAAA CGAGAAGAAATCTCGATCAAGACATGTGCCAATCAGAGTACTCCTAACAATCAGAAGGACTCAAAGGCAGATAAATCAGAACGGAAAGAGTTACTGGAAGATAACACTGCAGCTATGGATCTCAGGACACAGTTAGAGAATAATGACTGGAACTGGAAAGTTGAAAAGATGGAGTTGTTAGAAAGATTTGACAGTGAAAGAAAAGAGTGGGAATGCCAGTGGAAGATGATGCAGAACAAGATAGAGGAG cTGTATCAGGAAGTCAAATTAAGAAGGGAGAAGAACCTAAATGGTGCTGAAGACATACTAGATGAAAAAATGCTCCAGTTTTCCATGCCATTGTCACAGGCTACTAAAACACCAAATGTAGCAAAACAAAATGACGTGATCAGTATCAAACCTGACGGAAGGGACAGAATGTGGCCTAATGACCATTCTCATACCAATATGGAAAAGACACAGCTCACAAAGTCCAATCAGAACCACACTGTCTGCAGTGTTGAATCTGAAAGGAGCATTGCTCAAAGAATGTCCAAGGCAGAAAATGACACCTTAAATGAT GCATTAAAAGAGATTGCCAGAGTAAGTGAAGAACTATGTAAATTCCAGGAAGAAATCCAGACAAGAACCTTCTACAAAAA AGCTGTGTCCCATTCGGTTGTTGAAGAATCAAGGAGAaagtttcatgtgaaaacagtcaGAAATCATACATCTTGTCCTAAagtgtctacaaacaaacaaaaggaCAGTGTAAGCAGCAGCAAAACCATGCAAGTCTCCTTTTCCACTGCTAAACCATCAGCACAGCAAGAAAAAGTTGACCGGTCGCTAGAAACTCAAAACACAGCAGTTTCTTCCTTAAATTTTTCATGGCTTTTGTCAAACTCTCTGTTGCAGGATGAGATTCCTATCACGAATGAAAATCAAGTTGCTGTCACAAGCAGTAAGGTCACTACTGACGCCGAACTAAACGACGATGGAGAGCTTTGCCACCTGGAATGGTTATGTGGTATCGGAGGGCTAGAAGATGGAAATTTTACTCAGACTTTGTTTAATAGTTTTACAGATATCAACAGTTTTACTCCCGAAATGTGCAAACAAAATCTTTCAGTGTCGCAAAATCACTTTTTCAACTCAGATAGTTTATATCCTGAAGTGATTATGTTAGgacattccactgcaggctctgcTTATAGTTATGGCAATACAATAAAGAATGGAAAATTAGCAGCAAAGATTGATGAGTTTAACAGAGTAGTATTTAAAGCTGGCAAAGGAAATGCAGTTAGTCATGATGAAACTTCAGTGAATGTGGCACTGAAAATAGATGAAGAACATTTAGGCCCCTCAGTATCTCAGCCATCAACTACTGGAAAAGCTATTACGAAGCCACTTGCTATAAGTGAGATAAGGGAGCCACCTACTCATAATAGTACCAAAGTGGAGAAACCTACACCTCAACGTCCACAGACAAAGGTACCACATACTACCAGTAGTTATAAGAACATTCTACAAAAACACAACTGGAATGATATCAATTTGTCCGGACGACCGCGTTCAGCAGATTCTAGGTCCAACTATGGGGTTGTGGAAAAGCTTCTGAAAAGCTACGAGACCAAAGCTGCTGCTCCTATTTGTAACGCTAGGCCATCTGTAAGCAAATGGACACAGTCAGGCTTCTTACTGACAGATAGCAGCTCTGAATCATTGACTCAATGCTTAGAAAGGCTTCAGCTTGAACAAACAGCAAAGGTTCTACAGAATGACATCCACTGGTATCCACATCAGGACTCCTTAAGCCTAAAGCTGCCTGAG GTTCAagtcccatcaaggataacatctgcatggacattGAAAAACttaatccagatgttgccctttgtaagatttgaacctacaaatcCAGCACtgaaaagcagcagtgctaacaactga